Proteins encoded by one window of Candidatus Cloacimonadota bacterium:
- a CDS encoding NADH-quinone oxidoreductase subunit C produces the protein MNQEFFKKFEGKFTKIIENKPRKRYYFNVKNEDIREVADYLFNNMGCRLSICTATEVYDGLEVLYHFSDDKTGTFYNPRVKTGLKNPEINSIVSITEGANWIEREMYDLFGIKFTGHPDLKKLLTFENPHFKETDHPMRLKRDKDK, from the coding sequence ATGAATCAAGAATTTTTCAAAAAGTTTGAAGGAAAATTTACAAAGATCATTGAAAATAAACCGCGAAAGCGATATTATTTTAATGTGAAGAATGAAGATATTCGGGAAGTAGCCGATTATCTATTCAATAATATGGGATGTAGATTATCCATTTGTACTGCCACAGAAGTTTACGATGGTCTTGAAGTATTATATCACTTTTCCGATGATAAAACAGGAACTTTTTATAATCCCAGAGTGAAAACAGGATTAAAGAATCCGGAAATAAATTCAATCGTTTCCATCACTGAAGGTGCAAACTGGATCGAAAGAGAGATGTACGACCTTTTCGGAATTAAGTTCACAGGTCATCCCGATTTAAAAAAGTTGTTGACTTTCGAAAATCCTCATTTTAAAGAAACAGATCATCCAATGAGATTGAAACGTGATAAAGATAAATAA
- a CDS encoding nickel-dependent hydrogenase large subunit: MSKCRIPLGPFHPLLEEAEFFDIKVEGEKVVDIEMETGWMHRGHEKLSESMSYTQSIFLVERICGICSTSHPFALVNAIEDIDDIQIPERAKYIRVLIGEIERIHSHLLWLGLAGHFIGYDTLWMWCWKYREPILQLSELVSGNRNHYAMMRVGGVGRDFDNATIPKYHKVLDDLEKQMIMLAGAAKDDPVLRSRLKGVGILTKEDAINYCANGPTARASGVDIDVRRDDPTAYEVVDVNVITLPHGDVYDKLVVRVLEVIDSVKIMRQCLKAFPKVGGPVLNPVKEISPGEGCGRYEAPRGEVFHYIRSDGTNRPLRHKVRAPSFSNIPTYKASCVGIPLADALITLAAVDPCYCCTERTIRTTDVNNKKVDAELLSLSRAKTEKIRKSIMKNDKSPIDRIFDKA; the protein is encoded by the coding sequence ATGAGTAAATGTCGAATTCCCTTAGGTCCTTTTCATCCGCTTTTGGAAGAAGCAGAATTCTTTGATATAAAGGTAGAAGGTGAAAAAGTCGTAGATATTGAAATGGAAACCGGATGGATGCACAGAGGACACGAAAAATTATCGGAGTCAATGAGTTATACTCAATCAATATTTTTAGTGGAAAGAATCTGTGGAATCTGCTCCACTTCTCATCCTTTCGCCTTAGTAAATGCTATTGAGGATATTGATGATATTCAAATTCCGGAAAGAGCAAAATATATACGCGTTTTGATTGGGGAAATTGAACGAATTCACAGTCATCTGTTATGGCTTGGACTTGCCGGTCATTTCATCGGCTACGACACACTCTGGATGTGGTGTTGGAAATACCGAGAACCCATTCTTCAACTTTCAGAACTCGTTTCCGGCAACAGAAACCACTACGCAATGATGAGAGTAGGTGGAGTTGGTAGAGATTTTGATAATGCTACTATTCCAAAATATCACAAAGTTCTTGATGATCTCGAAAAACAAATGATCATGCTCGCTGGTGCGGCAAAGGATGACCCTGTTTTAAGATCAAGACTAAAAGGCGTCGGAATTCTCACAAAAGAAGATGCAATAAACTATTGTGCAAATGGGCCCACGGCAAGAGCATCGGGTGTGGATATAGATGTAAGACGTGATGACCCAACTGCTTATGAAGTAGTGGATGTAAATGTTATTACTCTTCCGCACGGTGATGTATATGATAAACTTGTAGTTCGGGTGTTAGAAGTTATTGATTCTGTAAAAATAATGCGTCAGTGTTTGAAAGCATTTCCAAAAGTCGGTGGACCTGTTTTGAATCCGGTAAAAGAAATTTCACCCGGAGAAGGTTGCGGAAGATATGAAGCTCCTCGCGGAGAAGTTTTCCATTACATTAGAAGCGATGGGACAAATAGACCTCTCAGACACAAAGTTCGTGCTCCCAGTTTTTCAAACATTCCCACTTACAAAGCATCCTGTGTAGGTATCCCTCTCGCAGATGCTCTCATTACCCTCGCTGCTGTAGATCCATGTTATTGTTGTACAGAACGAACCATTCGAACAACCGATGTAAATAATAAAAAAGTGGATGCTGAACTTTTATCTCTTTCTCGTGCAAAAACCGAGAAAATTCGTAAAAGTATCATGAAAAATGACAAATCACCTATTGATAGAATTTTTGATAAAGCATAA
- a CDS encoding proton-conducting transporter membrane subunit, with the protein MWNNYLFLVVIIPLIVALVNLVVPKLIKKVLTFAGVLLTLIFSIKAFVAGSLSFSILNTQVLHTDSLSNFILLFVNILSLIILIYSLKNVDKKFESKYFLLFPLVVSFANGAVISANIIAFICFWGLSGLMLYLFGLLKGEVSTESSNKSFIIIGGSDVLLIIGIAIIAIKQLMLNGSGIMGISFANIFSLNLFDIHLTLSSGLSYVAFFCILLAAFAKAGAFPMHTWVPDYAKDAPIESVALIPAAMDKLLGIYLLARIMMGLFTIPFFIRGIVMILGAFTLITAVMMALVQHNGRKLLGYHAVSQVGYMVLGISTGNPIGIIGGLFHMVNNAIYKSSLFLSFGSVEKQTGTADLDDMGGLARKMPWTFLAALIGALSISGIPPLNGFFSKWMVYQGILETASRHGTIWQIIINTCLVLAVFGSALTLASFIKFIHAIFLSKLPKKYDDVKEVPFVNWFANNLLTLLCVIFGVLAFAVPVKIFILPILPAGTLLEDILLGFYSTKVIMFLFAISIILGAVIYLIFKKVRFDEVYVGTKPTTEANRVTGVDFYNEIKEMSPFRQIYKMAEKKYFDIYKWFEDFSFGFGEIFHKLHTGLLHTYAMWMLAGLVIVTLILVNAL; encoded by the coding sequence ATGTGGAATAATTATTTGTTTTTAGTTGTCATAATTCCTCTCATTGTTGCTCTCGTTAACCTTGTAGTTCCGAAATTGATCAAAAAAGTTTTGACATTTGCTGGCGTTTTATTAACCCTGATTTTCAGCATAAAGGCTTTTGTTGCCGGCAGCTTGAGTTTTTCGATTCTAAACACTCAGGTTTTACATACCGATTCTCTTTCCAATTTTATCCTCTTATTTGTAAATATCTTGAGCTTGATCATCCTGATCTACTCTTTGAAAAATGTGGATAAAAAGTTTGAAAGCAAATATTTCCTTCTTTTTCCTTTGGTTGTAAGTTTTGCCAACGGAGCTGTAATTAGTGCAAACATTATCGCTTTCATCTGCTTTTGGGGACTGTCCGGTTTGATGCTGTATTTATTTGGGCTACTCAAAGGCGAAGTATCAACGGAATCTTCTAACAAATCGTTCATCATTATTGGTGGTTCGGACGTTTTGCTTATTATCGGTATTGCTATCATTGCGATAAAACAGTTAATGCTCAACGGTTCCGGGATAATGGGTATTTCTTTTGCGAACATATTTAGTTTGAATTTGTTTGATATTCATCTTACCCTTTCCAGCGGATTATCTTATGTAGCATTTTTCTGTATTCTTCTCGCAGCCTTTGCCAAAGCCGGAGCATTTCCAATGCATACATGGGTTCCGGATTACGCAAAAGATGCCCCAATTGAAAGCGTTGCCCTTATTCCCGCAGCCATGGATAAACTTCTCGGCATCTATCTCCTTGCCAGAATAATGATGGGTTTATTCACAATCCCGTTCTTTATTCGTGGTATTGTTATGATACTTGGAGCATTCACCTTGATTACTGCGGTTATGATGGCTCTCGTTCAGCATAATGGGAGAAAATTATTGGGTTACCATGCTGTAAGTCAGGTTGGGTACATGGTGCTTGGTATTAGCACCGGAAATCCAATCGGTATTATTGGCGGATTATTTCATATGGTAAATAACGCTATTTACAAATCAAGCTTATTCCTCTCTTTTGGTTCCGTGGAAAAGCAAACGGGTACAGCTGATCTTGATGATATGGGTGGATTAGCAAGAAAGATGCCGTGGACTTTTTTGGCAGCGCTAATTGGAGCTTTATCCATTTCAGGGATTCCACCTCTAAACGGTTTTTTCTCAAAGTGGATGGTTTACCAAGGGATTTTGGAAACTGCTTCAAGGCATGGAACTATTTGGCAAATTATCATTAATACTTGTCTTGTTCTCGCTGTCTTTGGTAGCGCCCTTACCCTTGCCAGTTTTATCAAATTTATTCATGCAATCTTTTTAAGCAAATTACCAAAAAAATATGATGATGTTAAAGAAGTTCCTTTTGTAAATTGGTTTGCAAACAATCTTCTCACTTTACTTTGTGTGATTTTTGGTGTGCTTGCTTTTGCTGTTCCCGTAAAAATATTTATCCTGCCGATTTTACCGGCAGGCACGTTGTTAGAGGATATTCTGCTGGGCTTCTATAGCACAAAAGTTATTATGTTTCTTTTCGCTATCTCGATAATTCTCGGAGCGGTTATTTATCTTATTTTCAAAAAAGTAAGATTCGATGAAGTATATGTAGGCACAAAACCGACTACCGAAGCAAATAGAGTTACCGGTGTAGATTTCTATAATGAAATAAAAGAAATGAGTCCATTTAGACAAATTTACAAAATGGCAGAAAAAAAATATTTCGATATATATAAATGGTTTGAAGATTTTTCGTTCGGATTTGGTGAAATTTTTCATAAGCTACATACCGGTTTACTTCATACTTATGCAATGTGGATGTTAGCCGGTTTGGTAATTGTAACACTGATCCTTGTTAATGCATTATAA
- the mbhE gene encoding hydrogen gas-evolving membrane-bound hydrogenase subunit E gives MPVELWLYFILAVMIIGSIACLEIKNILSSIITIGIVGLFLSLAFLFLGAPDLALVQFVFEILCMIILIRAFAKRSITLTALKRDVPETIIAIVILVSIFVLSIFALKDLPSFGKPIVRVAEHYLVNAGDETGSQNIITSIILNYRVYDTLGEITILFTAILGSLTVLRKIGRKKRNA, from the coding sequence GTGCCTGTTGAATTGTGGCTTTATTTTATCTTGGCAGTGATGATAATCGGCTCAATAGCTTGCTTGGAGATTAAAAATATTCTCTCTTCGATCATCACGATTGGCATCGTCGGCTTGTTTTTGTCTTTGGCATTTCTGTTCTTAGGCGCCCCTGATCTTGCTCTTGTCCAATTTGTATTCGAAATTCTATGTATGATAATTTTGATAAGAGCATTTGCTAAACGCTCAATCACATTGACTGCTCTAAAAAGAGATGTTCCCGAAACGATCATTGCTATAGTAATTCTCGTTAGCATATTTGTCCTTAGTATTTTTGCCCTGAAAGATTTACCGTCTTTTGGCAAACCAATCGTTCGCGTCGCAGAACATTATTTAGTTAATGCCGGCGATGAAACCGGTTCTCAAAATATTATAACTTCAATTATTCTAAATTATCGTGTATATGATACACTTGGAGAGATAACAATTCTATTTACAGCAATATTAGGTTCTTTAACCGTTTTGCGAAAAATCGGAAGGAAGAAGAGAAATGCATAA
- a CDS encoding MnhB domain-containing protein, protein MHNKYPNEGMSLIVKTITRFTVWLIFLFGLYIFIHGHLSPGGGFAGGVIMALSYVHLTLAFGKNYVNERMKIATMHNLEALGGILFIVIGLIGLYSLGHFLQNFMGKGTLYHIISAGYIPVFNLIICVKVGMGLYLVFYYLASYQRKEG, encoded by the coding sequence ATGCATAATAAATATCCCAATGAGGGCATGTCCTTAATTGTTAAAACAATAACTCGTTTTACCGTTTGGTTGATATTCTTGTTCGGGCTGTATATATTTATACACGGTCATCTTTCACCCGGTGGAGGATTTGCCGGTGGTGTGATTATGGCACTCTCATATGTTCATCTAACCCTTGCATTTGGGAAAAATTATGTGAATGAGCGAATGAAGATTGCCACAATGCATAATTTGGAGGCTTTGGGTGGAATTTTGTTCATAGTCATAGGTCTTATCGGTTTATATTCACTTGGACATTTCTTACAAAATTTTATGGGTAAAGGTACTTTGTACCATATTATCAGTGCCGGTTATATTCCGGTTTTTAATCTAATAATTTGTGTAAAAGTTGGAATGGGATTATACTTGGTTTTCTATTACTTAGCTTCATATCAAAGGAAAGAAGGATAG
- a CDS encoding sodium:proton antiporter, giving the protein MILYIMCFFLFLVGVYGAITKRDLIKIILAIGIMGYSVNLFLILIAYRTGALVPILKEGLHILPSDMVDPLPQALVLTSIVIELGITALMSALAIRIYEKYKTLDITKIRRLKG; this is encoded by the coding sequence ATGATACTGTATATAATGTGCTTTTTTCTATTTCTCGTTGGCGTTTATGGTGCGATTACAAAGCGGGATTTGATAAAAATAATACTGGCAATTGGCATAATGGGCTATTCGGTAAATCTATTTCTTATTTTAATAGCTTACAGAACCGGTGCACTTGTCCCGATTCTTAAAGAAGGTTTGCATATTTTACCATCGGATATGGTTGACCCGCTTCCTCAGGCACTTGTTTTAACTTCGATTGTTATTGAACTTGGTATTACAGCTTTGATGTCTGCCCTTGCAATTAGAATTTATGAAAAATACAAAACCTTAGATATTACAAAAATCAGGAGATTAAAAGGATGA